One Cupriavidus oxalaticus genomic region harbors:
- a CDS encoding ABC transporter substrate-binding protein encodes MNNRIKLLSLAALLAASTAQAEITDGVVRIGVLNDQTGVYAGLAGSGSVWAAKKAVQDFAPEKHGLKVEIVAADHQNKPDVGASIARRWFDVDKVDAIVDVPTSSVVLAVNQVAKEKNKVMIVTGGGTSDLTGKACTPNAIHWAYDTWALANGTGKAVVKSGGKSWFFVTADYAFGHSLERDTEAVVVKNGGKVLGKVRHPFPGNDFSSYLLQAQASKAQVVGLANAGGDTIGAVKQAAEFGVTAGGQKLAGLLVFSSDVQALGLKAAQGLLLSETWYWDMTDENRKFGKEFATANNGKFPTMAQAGTYSAVIHYLKAVTAMKADGDGSAVVAKMKAMPTDDKLFGKGSIREDGRKIHPLYLFEVKKPSESKYAGDFYKLIASIPANEAFRPVEEGGCPLVGKKTS; translated from the coding sequence ATGAACAATCGCATCAAGCTGCTTTCGCTCGCCGCGCTGCTGGCGGCCTCGACGGCGCAGGCCGAGATCACGGACGGCGTGGTCCGGATCGGCGTGCTCAACGATCAGACCGGCGTTTATGCCGGGCTGGCTGGTTCCGGTTCGGTCTGGGCCGCGAAGAAGGCGGTCCAGGACTTCGCGCCCGAGAAGCATGGTCTGAAGGTGGAGATTGTGGCCGCCGACCACCAGAACAAGCCGGACGTCGGGGCGAGCATCGCCCGCCGCTGGTTCGACGTGGACAAGGTGGACGCTATCGTCGACGTGCCGACCTCGTCGGTCGTCCTGGCGGTCAACCAGGTGGCCAAGGAGAAGAACAAGGTGATGATTGTCACCGGCGGCGGCACCTCCGACCTCACCGGCAAAGCCTGCACGCCCAATGCCATCCACTGGGCCTACGACACGTGGGCACTGGCGAATGGGACGGGCAAGGCGGTTGTCAAGTCGGGTGGCAAGAGTTGGTTCTTCGTGACTGCCGACTACGCCTTCGGCCACTCGCTCGAACGCGATACCGAAGCTGTCGTCGTCAAGAACGGTGGCAAGGTTCTCGGCAAGGTCCGGCATCCTTTCCCGGGCAACGATTTCTCCTCCTACCTGCTTCAGGCCCAGGCCTCGAAGGCACAGGTAGTGGGCCTGGCCAACGCCGGGGGCGACACCATCGGCGCGGTCAAGCAGGCCGCCGAGTTCGGCGTGACCGCCGGCGGTCAGAAGCTGGCAGGCCTGCTCGTCTTCAGCAGCGACGTCCAGGCGCTCGGCCTCAAGGCCGCACAGGGTCTGTTGCTGAGCGAGACCTGGTATTGGGATATGACCGACGAGAACCGCAAGTTTGGCAAGGAATTCGCCACTGCCAACAACGGCAAGTTCCCGACCATGGCGCAGGCGGGCACGTACTCGGCTGTGATCCACTACCTGAAGGCAGTGACGGCGATGAAGGCGGATGGCGACGGCAGCGCCGTGGTAGCGAAGATGAAGGCGATGCCCACCGACGACAAGCTGTTCGGCAAGGGCAGCATTCGCGAAGACGGCCGGAAGATCCACCCGCTCTATCTGTTCGAGGTGAAGAAGCCGTCGGAATCGAAGTATGCGGGCGACTTCTACAAGCTCATCGCCTCCATTCCCGCCAACGAGGCGTTCAGGCCGGTGGAAGAAGGTGGCTGCCCGCTGGTTGGGAAGAAGACGTCATGA
- a CDS encoding acyl-CoA dehydrogenase family protein: MIREAVRRFAEEEIAPVAHRLWEEESFPYEVWRRAGELGYIGLPYPEAWGGSGGDWLGFAIALEEIARVDCAVAVAIMANSTAASLLNNYGTDDQKARFLRPILAGTQVGCIGLTEPNAGSDAANIQTRAVLKDGCWVINGAKTFISNSGSEITGPIVIAAVTGIRPDGRKEISNFIVPNGTPGFSHGKKLHKIGWRGSTTFELFFEDCAIPANHLLGEVGAGLRQTLSQVSTGRILIGTLGLGILQGSLERSARYMSERTAFGKTLDQFQSLQFKLADMATHAHAARLMLYDAAVAKDEGRPYDRQASMAKLFATEKAMEAAHQAVQIHGGNGIMTEYAVSRAFGDAKVLEIVEGTSEIQRMIISRDVTR, from the coding sequence ATGATCCGCGAGGCGGTGCGCCGTTTCGCCGAGGAAGAGATCGCACCGGTCGCCCACCGGTTGTGGGAAGAGGAGAGTTTTCCCTACGAGGTCTGGCGCCGGGCCGGCGAACTGGGGTATATCGGGCTGCCGTACCCTGAAGCCTGGGGAGGCAGCGGCGGCGACTGGCTTGGCTTTGCCATTGCGCTGGAAGAGATCGCCCGCGTCGATTGCGCCGTGGCGGTAGCCATCATGGCCAATTCGACGGCGGCCAGCCTGCTCAACAACTACGGCACCGATGACCAGAAGGCGCGCTTCCTGCGGCCGATCCTGGCGGGCACGCAGGTCGGCTGCATCGGCCTGACAGAGCCGAACGCCGGCTCCGATGCCGCCAATATCCAGACCCGCGCAGTGCTGAAGGATGGCTGCTGGGTTATCAATGGCGCCAAGACCTTCATCAGCAACTCGGGTTCCGAGATCACCGGCCCGATCGTCATCGCGGCGGTGACGGGAATCCGGCCCGACGGGCGCAAGGAGATATCGAACTTCATCGTGCCGAACGGTACGCCCGGCTTCAGTCATGGCAAGAAGCTGCACAAGATCGGCTGGCGCGGATCGACCACATTCGAGCTGTTCTTCGAGGACTGCGCCATTCCTGCCAACCACCTGCTCGGCGAGGTCGGGGCCGGCCTCAGGCAGACCTTGTCACAGGTGAGCACCGGCCGCATCCTGATCGGAACGCTGGGCCTGGGCATCCTGCAGGGCTCGCTGGAACGCTCTGCCCGCTACATGAGCGAGCGCACAGCGTTCGGCAAGACGCTCGACCAGTTCCAGTCGCTGCAGTTCAAGCTGGCCGACATGGCGACCCACGCGCACGCTGCCCGCCTGATGCTCTACGACGCTGCGGTGGCCAAGGACGAGGGCCGGCCCTATGATCGGCAGGCCTCGATGGCAAAGCTCTTCGCAACCGAAAAGGCCATGGAGGCGGCCCACCAGGCCGTGCAGATCCACGGCGGCAACGGGATCATGACGGAGTACGCGGTATCCCGCGCGTTCGGGGATGCCAAGGTGCTCGAGATCGTTGAGGGAACCTCCGAGATCCAGCGGATGATCATCTCCCGCGACGTAACGCGCTGA
- a CDS encoding branched-chain amino acid ABC transporter permease, with product MRNLGYGVLLLGALAAPAVLYPVMLMKVLCFALFACAFNLLLGYTGLLSFGHAAFLGTAAYISGYGMKTWGLTPELGLLLGTAVSAAAGFVVGALAIRRQGIYFAMITLALAQMLYFLFLQAPFTGGEDGMQAIPRGRLFGLFDLASDLRMYYFVLAIFLFTFWLIHRIIHSPFGQILKAIRENEARTTSLGYDVARYKLLAFVLSAGLAGLAGATKTLVFQFATLTDAHWHTSGEVVLMTLLGGLGTAFGPVVGAGIVVAIQNALADKVGSMITVIMGSIFVVCVLAFRRGIVGELNALCQNIVGNRRGRPAPRHAAVPAPSHDETPAGAGVHARRAEGKA from the coding sequence ATGAGAAATCTTGGCTACGGTGTCCTGCTGCTGGGCGCGCTGGCGGCCCCGGCCGTGCTCTATCCGGTGATGCTGATGAAGGTGCTGTGCTTCGCCTTGTTCGCCTGCGCCTTCAACCTGCTGCTCGGCTATACCGGCCTGCTCTCGTTCGGCCATGCGGCGTTCCTGGGCACGGCGGCCTATATATCGGGCTATGGCATGAAGACCTGGGGGCTCACCCCGGAACTCGGCCTTCTGCTCGGCACGGCCGTCTCGGCTGCCGCGGGCTTTGTCGTCGGGGCGCTCGCTATTCGCCGACAGGGCATCTACTTCGCGATGATCACGCTTGCTTTGGCACAGATGTTGTACTTCCTGTTCCTGCAGGCGCCGTTCACAGGCGGCGAGGATGGCATGCAGGCCATTCCGCGAGGCAGGCTGTTCGGCCTGTTCGACCTGGCGTCGGACCTGCGCATGTACTACTTCGTGCTGGCGATCTTCCTGTTCACCTTCTGGCTGATCCACCGCATCATCCATTCGCCTTTCGGCCAGATTCTGAAGGCGATCCGCGAGAACGAGGCGCGCACCACTTCGCTGGGCTACGACGTCGCGCGCTACAAGCTGCTGGCCTTCGTCCTCTCGGCGGGCCTGGCCGGCCTTGCCGGGGCCACCAAGACCCTTGTCTTTCAGTTTGCCACACTGACCGACGCGCACTGGCACACCTCCGGCGAAGTCGTACTGATGACGCTGTTGGGCGGCCTTGGCACTGCCTTCGGCCCGGTGGTGGGCGCGGGCATCGTGGTCGCCATCCAGAACGCCTTGGCGGACAAGGTCGGTTCCATGATCACCGTGATCATGGGGAGCATCTTCGTCGTGTGCGTGCTGGCGTTCCGCCGCGGCATCGTCGGCGAGTTGAACGCGTTGTGCCAGAACATCGTGGGCAACCGCCGCGGCCGGCCCGCACCGCGCCACGCTGCCGTGCCGGCACCAAGTCATGACGAAACGCCCGCCGGAGCAGGCGTGCATGCCCGGCGCGCGGAAGGAAAGGCATGA
- a CDS encoding iron-containing alcohol dehydrogenase, which produces MAVINYLTTVHIDFGAIRMLGAELQRLGIQRPLIVTDRGIRAAGIAGKVLDALGPDCTPTVFEDTPPNPTEAAVSAATGLYLGNGCDGIAAVGGGSPIDLGKATALLATHPAPLQTYAAVEGGASRITSRVAPLVAIPTTAGTGSEVGRGAVIVMESGRKLGLLSPFLLPKLAICDPELTLGLPPALTAATGMDAIAHCIETFLAPAINPPAEAIALDGLRRGMANIGKATADGCDRDARWNMMMAAMEGALAFQKGLGAVHALSHPLGAVPGVSLHHGTLNAVLLPAVLRFNKPATQAKQAALAQAMGLPAGGDPAQAISELNAGLGLPAGLGAMGVPRDVLEDIAVAATKDHCHATNPRTATVDDYLAMLHESY; this is translated from the coding sequence ATGGCTGTCATCAACTACCTGACCACCGTTCACATCGACTTCGGCGCCATCCGGATGCTGGGGGCCGAGCTGCAGCGCCTGGGCATCCAGCGACCGCTGATCGTCACCGACCGCGGCATCCGCGCCGCCGGTATCGCCGGCAAGGTGCTCGACGCCCTGGGCCCGGATTGCACCCCCACCGTCTTCGAGGACACCCCACCCAACCCGACGGAAGCCGCCGTGTCCGCCGCGACCGGCCTTTACCTGGGCAATGGCTGCGACGGCATCGCGGCCGTGGGCGGCGGGTCGCCCATCGACCTGGGCAAGGCCACTGCGCTGCTGGCGACCCACCCGGCACCGCTGCAGACCTACGCGGCGGTGGAAGGCGGCGCGAGCCGGATCACCAGCCGGGTCGCCCCGCTGGTGGCCATCCCGACAACCGCGGGTACCGGCAGCGAAGTGGGCCGGGGCGCGGTCATCGTCATGGAGTCCGGCCGCAAGCTCGGCCTGCTTAGTCCGTTCCTGCTGCCGAAGCTCGCCATCTGCGACCCCGAACTGACGCTGGGCCTGCCGCCGGCCCTGACCGCCGCAACCGGCATGGACGCCATCGCCCACTGCATCGAGACCTTCCTGGCGCCGGCCATCAACCCGCCCGCCGAAGCGATCGCCCTGGACGGCCTGCGCCGCGGCATGGCCAATATCGGCAAGGCCACCGCCGACGGCTGCGACCGCGACGCGCGCTGGAACATGATGATGGCCGCCATGGAAGGCGCGCTGGCCTTCCAGAAGGGGCTGGGCGCGGTGCATGCCCTGTCGCACCCGCTGGGCGCGGTGCCCGGCGTCTCGTTGCACCACGGCACGCTGAACGCCGTGCTGCTGCCGGCCGTGCTGCGCTTCAACAAGCCGGCGACCCAAGCCAAGCAGGCCGCACTGGCACAGGCCATGGGCCTGCCCGCCGGCGGGGACCCGGCTCAGGCCATCAGCGAACTCAACGCCGGTCTCGGCTTGCCGGCTGGTCTCGGCGCCATGGGCGTGCCGCGTGACGTGTTGGAGGACATCGCGGTCGCCGCCACGAAGGACCACTGCCACGCCACCAATCCCCGCACTGCCACGGTCGACGACTACCTGGCGATGCTGCACGAATCGTATTGA
- a CDS encoding MaoC family dehydratase: MSDIKIPHEGNVSTLIGTHTSYTRTLGEYDIYAFAGISGDNHPNHMDDEYCKRMGFGGRIAQGAMMVGFIAGAVTKYLDMIQRPAVSYGYDNVRFTKPVRIGDTLTVNYRIARADDEKKRLWAEATLLNQRGETVCVGTHIIHFQA; the protein is encoded by the coding sequence ATGTCCGACATCAAGATCCCGCACGAAGGCAACGTATCCACCCTTATTGGCACGCACACCAGCTACACCCGCACCCTCGGCGAGTACGACATCTATGCCTTCGCCGGCATCAGCGGTGACAACCACCCCAACCACATGGACGACGAATACTGCAAGCGCATGGGCTTCGGCGGCCGCATCGCGCAGGGCGCCATGATGGTCGGTTTCATCGCCGGCGCCGTGACCAAGTATCTCGACATGATCCAGCGCCCGGCGGTCTCCTACGGCTACGACAACGTGCGCTTCACCAAGCCCGTTCGCATCGGCGACACCCTCACCGTGAACTACCGCATTGCCCGCGCCGACGACGAGAAGAAGCGCCTGTGGGCCGAGGCGACGCTGCTCAACCAGCGGGGCGAGACGGTCTGCGTCGGTACCCACATCATCCATTTCCAGGCCTGA
- a CDS encoding LysR family transcriptional regulator, whose amino-acid sequence MDLRHLRYFIAVAEELNFTRAAERLHIAQPPLSLQIRQLEEEMDVTLLNRSRRHVELTEAGRIFLEQARQILRATESAVVQTQRAHRGETGRLTIGFFEHTSYTLLPPILRAYRKRFPSVEILLRWFPVVEQAEALRRGDADISFMRPVPDLEDVTWETILEEPFVLAVPARHPFANAESISLKDCAQEPFIMYMPEAAPDFHAMNMRMCASAGFVPKVVSEVGQVYTLVGLVSSGAGIGFVPASVRQMKFDHVVYKPIKGRQPTVEIMLGYSQRTPTPLMTAFIETAKSML is encoded by the coding sequence ATGGACCTTCGCCACCTCCGCTACTTCATCGCCGTCGCCGAGGAACTCAACTTCACGCGGGCGGCCGAGCGCCTGCACATCGCCCAGCCGCCGCTGAGCCTGCAGATCCGCCAACTCGAGGAGGAGATGGATGTGACACTGCTGAACCGCTCGCGTCGGCACGTGGAGCTGACCGAGGCGGGTCGCATTTTCCTGGAGCAGGCGCGGCAGATCCTGCGCGCTACCGAGAGTGCGGTCGTCCAGACGCAGCGCGCGCATCGCGGTGAGACTGGCCGGCTGACGATCGGCTTCTTCGAGCACACGTCCTATACGCTGCTGCCGCCCATCCTGCGCGCCTACCGAAAGCGTTTTCCCTCCGTGGAGATCCTGCTGCGCTGGTTTCCGGTCGTCGAACAGGCAGAAGCGCTGCGGCGGGGTGACGCGGATATCTCCTTCATGCGGCCCGTGCCCGACCTCGAGGACGTGACGTGGGAAACCATCCTCGAAGAGCCATTCGTGCTGGCCGTGCCGGCAAGGCACCCATTCGCGAACGCGGAGTCAATCTCGCTGAAGGATTGCGCGCAGGAGCCCTTCATCATGTACATGCCCGAGGCGGCGCCGGACTTTCACGCCATGAACATGCGCATGTGCGCGTCGGCGGGTTTCGTGCCGAAGGTCGTGTCTGAAGTGGGGCAGGTCTACACGCTGGTCGGGTTGGTCAGCTCCGGTGCGGGCATCGGCTTCGTGCCGGCATCGGTCCGGCAGATGAAGTTCGACCACGTCGTCTACAAGCCGATCAAAGGCCGGCAACCAACCGTCGAGATCATGCTCGGCTATAGCCAGCGCACCCCAACGCCGCTGATGACGGCTTTCATCGAGACGGCGAAAAGCATGCTGTGA
- a CDS encoding acyl CoA:acetate/3-ketoacid CoA transferase — translation MSKICTAAQAVSDIRPGQSVGSVGVIGWLTPDALFQALAQRFHETGSPRDLTFFFPVSVGDGMGIRGMDHVAVEGLMKRIVSGNFTNAVNPATGKRPEFMRLIRENRVEAYCWPIGATMHWLREVARRSPGYLTRIGLGSYIDPRQQGGKYTARATDDLVRVQELDGKEYLFYPSWPLDVGFLRATSADEDGNLSFEDEPITSCALAMALAVKASGGTVIAQVRKLVPRHARPAHAVRIPGVLVDRVVVEPDAMMTTDIRYDDAYLGGQLFDGRASDRLPPGADKVIARRAAREIRPGEVSIFGFGASSDVPTVMMEDGLFADGGLRRYSFTTEHGPFGGVVMSGWQFSANKYPEALIDGPSQFDFIDGGNCPMAALAFAQFDRGGNINVSRFGAANPGPGGFIDIAYNARKLLFTGTFTTGGLVADTTDGFLSVGREGSVRKFVERVDEITYPLGRNVAERGQEAKVITERAVFSVAPDGLVLEEVAPGIDVRSQVLDLMAFPPVRVAEPLPRMDPTLFRA, via the coding sequence ATGAGCAAGATCTGTACTGCGGCGCAGGCCGTTTCGGATATCCGGCCCGGCCAGAGCGTGGGTAGCGTGGGCGTGATCGGCTGGCTGACGCCGGACGCGTTGTTCCAGGCGCTGGCGCAACGCTTCCACGAGACCGGGTCGCCTCGTGACCTGACCTTCTTCTTCCCGGTCAGTGTCGGCGACGGCATGGGCATCCGCGGCATGGATCACGTGGCAGTCGAAGGGCTGATGAAGCGGATCGTGTCGGGCAACTTTACCAATGCGGTGAATCCGGCCACCGGCAAGCGCCCCGAGTTCATGCGTCTGATCCGCGAGAACCGGGTGGAAGCCTACTGCTGGCCGATCGGCGCCACCATGCACTGGCTGCGCGAAGTCGCCCGGCGCAGCCCAGGCTACCTGACCCGCATCGGCCTCGGCTCCTACATCGACCCGCGCCAGCAGGGCGGCAAGTACACGGCGCGCGCCACCGACGACCTGGTGCGGGTGCAGGAGCTGGACGGCAAGGAATACCTGTTCTATCCGAGCTGGCCGCTCGACGTGGGGTTCCTGCGTGCCACCAGTGCCGACGAGGACGGCAACCTGAGCTTCGAGGACGAGCCGATCACGTCGTGCGCGCTGGCCATGGCGCTGGCGGTGAAGGCGTCAGGCGGCACCGTGATCGCACAGGTGCGCAAGCTGGTGCCGCGCCACGCCAGGCCGGCGCACGCGGTGCGGATTCCCGGCGTGCTGGTGGATCGCGTCGTGGTGGAACCCGACGCCATGATGACCACCGACATCCGGTACGACGATGCCTACCTCGGCGGCCAGCTTTTCGACGGCCGCGCCTCGGACCGCCTGCCGCCCGGCGCCGACAAGGTGATCGCCCGGCGGGCGGCCCGCGAAATCAGACCCGGCGAGGTCAGCATCTTCGGCTTCGGTGCTTCTTCCGACGTGCCCACGGTGATGATGGAAGACGGACTGTTCGCCGACGGAGGCCTGCGTCGCTACAGCTTTACCACCGAGCACGGCCCCTTCGGCGGCGTCGTGATGAGCGGCTGGCAATTCTCCGCCAACAAGTATCCGGAGGCCTTGATCGATGGCCCGTCGCAGTTCGACTTCATCGACGGCGGCAACTGCCCGATGGCGGCGCTGGCCTTTGCCCAGTTCGACCGGGGCGGAAACATCAACGTCAGCCGCTTCGGCGCGGCCAATCCAGGGCCGGGCGGCTTCATCGACATCGCCTACAACGCGCGCAAGCTGCTGTTCACCGGCACCTTCACCACCGGCGGCCTCGTCGCCGACACCACCGACGGCTTCCTGTCGGTCGGGCGTGAGGGGAGCGTGCGCAAGTTCGTCGAGCGCGTGGACGAAATCACCTATCCACTGGGGCGCAACGTGGCCGAGCGTGGCCAGGAGGCCAAGGTCATCACCGAGCGCGCAGTCTTCTCGGTGGCGCCAGACGGACTGGTGCTGGAGGAGGTTGCGCCCGGCATCGACGTCAGGTCCCAGGTACTGGACCTGATGGCCTTCCCTCCGGTGCGCGTGGCGGAGCCGCTTCCGCGCATGGACCCGACGCTATTCCGCGCCTGA
- a CDS encoding glycoside hydrolase family 88 protein has translation MDSRLTDDALDRILQRIDATIAQDEAGFPHYGNPADGTWTRSPAGDWTGGFWVGMLWLAALRTGDQKYRDSARMWSARLAPRVASKSVFKGFLFWYGAQLGGSLLADPQAAGLALDGTRGLAEMYSEAARLIPLGTEAEEASSVGTSEANIDAIPGTVALLLRHDAALGTGEIGRQHLRQHIALCVREDGSVCQSATFNAADGSLVKRYTHKGIHDSSTWARAQAWGMLGLAQALSCGEQAFKSDAIRVADWWVAHLPADRVAFWDFDDPAIPHTNRDTSATAIAAASLLKLAALVPERAAVYRQAAVDSIEQLVTRYLTPIGPDDERQPGILTGGCFNKRNGVAMDNELVWGDYFLLESLLILAGRIDATQV, from the coding sequence ATGGATTCCAGACTGACCGATGATGCGCTAGATCGCATCCTGCAACGCATCGATGCAACGATCGCGCAGGACGAGGCGGGCTTTCCGCATTATGGCAATCCGGCCGACGGCACCTGGACACGCTCCCCGGCCGGCGACTGGACCGGCGGCTTCTGGGTCGGGATGCTGTGGCTGGCTGCCTTGCGCACTGGCGATCAGAAGTACCGCGACAGCGCCCGCATGTGGTCCGCACGGCTGGCGCCGCGGGTGGCGTCCAAGTCGGTATTCAAAGGATTCCTCTTCTGGTACGGCGCGCAACTCGGGGGCTCGCTGCTGGCCGATCCGCAGGCCGCGGGGCTCGCCCTCGACGGCACGCGTGGCCTGGCGGAAATGTACAGCGAAGCGGCCCGCCTGATCCCGCTCGGCACCGAGGCCGAGGAGGCCTCCAGCGTGGGGACGAGCGAGGCCAACATCGATGCGATTCCGGGCACCGTGGCGCTGCTGCTGCGGCATGACGCCGCGCTCGGCACGGGAGAGATCGGCCGCCAGCACCTGCGCCAGCACATTGCCCTGTGCGTGCGGGAGGATGGCTCGGTTTGCCAGTCCGCCACATTCAACGCCGCCGATGGCTCGCTCGTGAAGCGCTACACGCACAAGGGCATCCATGACAGCAGCACCTGGGCCCGCGCCCAGGCGTGGGGCATGCTCGGCCTCGCACAGGCGCTGTCGTGCGGCGAGCAGGCGTTCAAATCCGACGCGATCCGCGTGGCAGATTGGTGGGTCGCGCACCTGCCCGCCGACCGCGTGGCCTTCTGGGATTTCGACGATCCCGCCATCCCGCACACTAACCGCGACACCTCGGCCACCGCCATCGCCGCCGCCAGCCTCCTCAAACTGGCCGCGCTTGTCCCGGAGCGCGCGGCGGTCTACCGCCAGGCTGCCGTCGACAGCATCGAGCAACTCGTGACCCGCTACCTGACCCCAATCGGTCCAGACGATGAACGGCAGCCTGGCATCCTCACCGGCGGCTGCTTCAACAAGCGCAATGGCGTCGCCATGGATAACGAGCTGGTTTGGGGCGACTACTTTCTCCTCGAATCCCTGCTCATTCTCGCGGGCAGGATCGACGCCACCCAGGTCTGA
- a CDS encoding ABC transporter ATP-binding protein — MATEYLRVTDLHAFYGESHILHGIDLLVNEGECVTLLGRNGAGRTTTLRAIMGLTGRRAGSVMIDGREAIGMPAHRIARLGVGFCPEERAIYSSLSCEENLLLPPQVGGGGMSLDEIYAMFPNLHERRHSQGTRLSGGEQQMLAMARILRTGARLLLLDEISEGLAPVIVQKLAQVIRDLKAKGYTIVLVEQNFRFAAPLADRMYVVEHGQIAAEIHQHEIHEKQHLLQELLGV, encoded by the coding sequence ATGGCGACGGAATACCTGCGGGTCACCGACCTACATGCCTTCTACGGCGAATCGCACATCCTGCACGGCATCGACTTGCTGGTGAACGAGGGAGAGTGCGTGACCCTGCTCGGCCGCAACGGGGCAGGCCGTACCACCACCCTGCGCGCGATCATGGGCCTGACGGGGCGGCGCGCCGGCTCGGTCATGATCGACGGCCGCGAGGCAATCGGCATGCCGGCCCATCGCATCGCGCGTCTCGGCGTCGGCTTTTGCCCGGAAGAGCGGGCGATTTATTCCAGCCTCTCGTGCGAGGAGAACCTCCTGCTGCCGCCGCAGGTGGGTGGCGGCGGGATGAGCCTCGACGAGATCTACGCGATGTTTCCCAACCTCCACGAGCGGCGGCATAGCCAGGGCACGCGGCTCTCGGGCGGCGAGCAACAGATGCTGGCGATGGCGCGCATCCTGCGCACCGGGGCGCGGCTGCTGCTGCTGGACGAAATCTCCGAGGGACTGGCGCCGGTGATCGTGCAGAAGCTCGCCCAGGTCATCCGCGACCTCAAGGCAAAGGGCTACACGATCGTGCTGGTGGAGCAGAACTTCCGGTTCGCCGCGCCGCTGGCCGACCGCATGTACGTGGTGGAGCACGGCCAGATCGCCGCGGAGATCCACCAGCACGAGATTCACGAGAAGCAGCACCTGCTCCAGGAACTCCTGGGTGTCTGA
- a CDS encoding branched-chain amino acid ABC transporter permease, translated as MTTILGVPLQGLLGQLVLGLVNGSFYAILSLGLAVIFGMLNIINFAHGAMFMAGAFVAWAGLEYLGISYWWSLLAAPVLVGLTGIAIERGLLRWLYKLDHLYGLLLTFGLALIIEGLFRFQFGVSGQPYSIPDEMAGAFNLGFMILPKYRAWVIGASLTVCLLTWFTIEKTRLGAYLRAATENPGITQAFGINVPVMVMMTYAFGVGLAGLAGVLAAPTGQLSPLMGSNLIIVVFAVVVIGGMGSILGAIVAGLGLGVVEGLTKVFYPEASATVVFVIMVIVLMVRPAGLFGKEK; from the coding sequence ATGACAACGATTCTGGGAGTCCCGCTACAGGGGCTGTTGGGGCAACTCGTACTCGGGCTGGTAAACGGCTCGTTCTACGCGATTCTCAGCCTCGGGCTCGCCGTGATCTTCGGCATGCTCAACATCATCAACTTTGCCCACGGCGCGATGTTCATGGCGGGCGCATTCGTCGCCTGGGCGGGCCTGGAGTATCTCGGCATCAGCTACTGGTGGTCGCTGCTGGCGGCGCCGGTGCTGGTCGGGCTGACGGGTATCGCCATCGAGCGCGGCCTGCTGCGGTGGCTGTACAAGCTCGACCACCTGTACGGGCTGCTGCTCACCTTCGGGCTGGCGCTCATTATCGAAGGCCTGTTCCGCTTCCAGTTCGGCGTCTCGGGGCAGCCGTACTCGATTCCCGACGAGATGGCCGGCGCCTTCAACCTCGGCTTCATGATCCTGCCGAAATACCGCGCGTGGGTCATCGGTGCCTCGCTCACAGTGTGCCTGCTGACCTGGTTCACGATCGAGAAGACCCGCCTCGGCGCCTACCTGCGCGCCGCCACCGAGAACCCAGGCATTACCCAAGCCTTCGGCATCAACGTGCCGGTGATGGTGATGATGACCTATGCCTTCGGCGTGGGCCTAGCCGGGCTGGCCGGCGTGCTGGCGGCACCGACGGGGCAGCTAAGTCCGCTGATGGGGTCGAACCTGATCATCGTCGTGTTCGCGGTGGTGGTGATCGGCGGCATGGGTTCCATCCTTGGCGCGATCGTCGCCGGACTGGGGCTGGGCGTGGTCGAAGGACTGACCAAGGTGTTTTATCCAGAGGCGTCGGCCACGGTGGTTTTCGTGATCATGGTCATCGTGCTGATGGTTCGGCCGGCAGGCCTGTTTGGCAAGGAAAAGTGA